A single Carnobacterium inhibens subsp. inhibens DSM 13024 DNA region contains:
- the rpmB gene encoding 50S ribosomal protein L28, which yields MAKECVITGRKARSGNNRSHAMNKTKRTWGANLQKVRIMVDGSPKKVWVSARALKSGKIERV from the coding sequence ATGGCTAAAGAATGTGTAATTACAGGACGTAAAGCAAGAAGCGGAAATAACCGCTCTCACGCTATGAACAAAACAAAACGTACTTGGGGTGCTAACTTACAAAAAGTTCGCATCATGGTTGACGGATCACCTAAAAAAGTTTGGGTATCTGCTCGAGCACTTAAATCTGGTAAAATTGAACGCGTATAA
- the rpe gene encoding ribulose-phosphate 3-epimerase — MKLAPSILSADFANLERDIRLVEDGGADYIHVDVMDGHFVPNITFGADTVAAIRSVTKLPLDCHLMVEYPENYIENFAKAGADIITVHVESTSHIHRVIQLIKKQGVKAGIAVNPGTPIESLIHVLDLVDLVLVMTVNPGYGGQSFIPETLKKIERANELKNKEGYSYEIEVDGGIAEGTAKQCKEAGASVFVAGSYIYTADEPLNRMALLKDAVR, encoded by the coding sequence ATGAAGTTAGCACCATCTATTTTGAGTGCAGATTTTGCGAATTTAGAAAGAGATATCCGTTTAGTTGAAGATGGAGGGGCAGACTACATTCATGTTGATGTTATGGATGGACATTTTGTTCCTAATATTACCTTTGGAGCGGATACAGTAGCTGCTATCCGTTCAGTTACGAAATTGCCTTTAGATTGTCATTTAATGGTTGAGTACCCAGAAAATTACATTGAAAATTTTGCTAAAGCAGGAGCAGACATCATTACTGTTCATGTTGAGAGTACATCTCATATTCATCGTGTGATTCAATTGATAAAAAAACAAGGCGTTAAAGCAGGAATTGCGGTTAATCCAGGAACACCAATCGAATCCTTGATACATGTATTGGATCTAGTTGATTTGGTTTTAGTTATGACAGTCAATCCTGGCTATGGCGGACAAAGCTTTATCCCAGAAACTTTAAAGAAAATTGAACGAGCTAATGAATTGAAAAATAAAGAAGGTTACAGCTACGAAATTGAAGTTGACGGAGGAATAGCAGAAGGTACGGCTAAACAATGCAAAGAAGCAGGAGCATCTGTTTTTGTTGCTGGGTCATATATTTATACTGCTGACGAACCTCTTAATAGAATGGCATTATTAAAGGATGCGGTAAGGTAA
- a CDS encoding Asp23/Gls24 family envelope stress response protein, protein MAVKIKTQFGAIDISNEVIATVVGGAATEIFGIVGMASKSQIRDNLNDILKKENYSRGIIVRQEDNGVAIDIYIIVSYGIKISEVSRNVQEIVKYNLETMLGVTANTVNVFVQGVRVLND, encoded by the coding sequence ATGGCAGTTAAAATCAAAACACAATTCGGAGCAATAGATATTTCAAATGAAGTCATTGCAACCGTGGTTGGTGGTGCTGCAACCGAAATTTTTGGAATCGTTGGAATGGCAAGTAAAAGCCAAATACGTGACAATTTAAATGATATACTGAAAAAGGAAAACTATTCACGCGGAATAATTGTGCGTCAAGAAGACAATGGTGTTGCAATTGATATTTATATTATTGTAAGTTATGGAATAAAAATTTCTGAAGTCAGCCGTAATGTGCAAGAAATCGTAAAATACAATTTAGAAACCATGCTGGGTGTTACTGCTAATACTGTAAATGTCTTTGTACAAGGCGTTCGTGTATTAAATGACTAA
- a CDS encoding thiamine diphosphokinase → MVQLAIMVGGPYDRIPDIKQADSKEIIWIGVDRGSVRLLEQGIIPKIALGDFDSVTEEELKEIKKEVGDVRVYKAEKDETDTELAVQIAFDEFDPDSVSIYGATGGRMDHLLNNIYMVFQPKFFKQATKIRLIDKQNTITYYKPGTHKLVKEVDKKYLAFTCLSPVERLSIMDAKYRLSHSDFTYPISLASNEFVSDTATFSFDSGLIAVIQSKDNETIGS, encoded by the coding sequence ATGGTACAACTTGCCATTATGGTCGGTGGACCGTACGATCGCATACCGGACATTAAACAAGCCGATTCGAAAGAAATCATTTGGATAGGTGTAGACAGAGGTTCTGTACGTTTGCTAGAACAAGGAATTATTCCTAAAATAGCCCTTGGAGATTTTGATTCGGTTACAGAAGAAGAATTAAAAGAAATAAAAAAAGAAGTTGGCGACGTTCGAGTCTATAAAGCTGAAAAAGATGAAACGGACACCGAATTAGCAGTTCAAATAGCTTTTGATGAATTCGATCCGGACAGTGTATCGATTTATGGTGCTACTGGCGGAAGAATGGATCACTTGTTAAATAATATCTACATGGTATTTCAACCTAAATTTTTCAAACAAGCCACTAAAATTCGCTTAATAGATAAACAGAATACTATCACTTATTACAAGCCGGGTACGCATAAGCTAGTTAAAGAAGTGGATAAGAAATACCTTGCCTTTACCTGTTTGTCCCCTGTAGAACGTTTATCTATAATGGATGCAAAATATCGTTTGAGCCATTCAGACTTTACTTATCCAATCTCCTTGGCCAGCAATGAATTTGTTTCTGACACCGCAACTTTTTCATTTGATTCAGGATTAATTGCTGTCATCCAAAGCAAAGACAATGAAACTATTGGTAGCTGA
- the rsgA gene encoding ribosome small subunit-dependent GTPase A, producing the protein MPEGQIRKALSGFYYVYYKGETYQTRGRGNFRKRDLTPLVGDYVLFESGNLSEGVVQELLPRKNELVRPTVANVDIGVVVMSAIEPNFSTNLLDRFLVTLESKGIQAIIYISKIDLLTEELFQELKEKQQDYGKMGYILIVPEPTDNKKSLEKLTSYFPNNLTVFMGQSGAGKSTLLNSIAPDLLLKTAEISSSLGRGKHTTRHVELLPLYDGLVADTPGFSSIDFLELEAEELSSCFPEFVEVQDQCRFRGCMHKKEPGCQVKKDVESHAIPEYRYKHYLQFLNEIESRKPRYDNKDKK; encoded by the coding sequence TTGCCGGAAGGTCAAATTAGAAAAGCATTAAGCGGTTTTTATTATGTGTATTACAAAGGAGAAACCTATCAAACCAGAGGAAGAGGGAATTTTCGAAAAAGAGATTTAACACCTTTGGTTGGTGATTATGTCTTATTTGAAAGTGGCAATTTAAGTGAAGGTGTCGTACAAGAATTGTTACCTAGAAAAAATGAACTAGTCCGTCCTACCGTAGCAAATGTTGACATAGGCGTGGTAGTGATGTCTGCTATTGAACCAAATTTTTCAACAAATTTATTAGATCGCTTTTTGGTTACTTTAGAAAGCAAAGGAATCCAAGCCATTATATATATTAGTAAAATTGATTTATTAACTGAAGAGTTGTTTCAAGAATTAAAAGAAAAACAACAGGACTATGGAAAAATGGGTTATATTCTTATTGTTCCTGAACCAACAGATAACAAAAAATCGTTAGAAAAATTAACTTCTTATTTCCCTAATAACTTAACTGTTTTTATGGGCCAATCGGGTGCTGGAAAATCAACCTTGTTGAATAGTATTGCTCCTGATTTGTTGTTGAAAACTGCTGAAATCTCAAGTTCACTTGGGCGTGGAAAACATACAACAAGACATGTTGAATTGCTGCCTTTGTATGACGGATTAGTAGCAGACACTCCAGGGTTTAGTTCAATTGATTTTTTGGAATTAGAAGCAGAAGAACTCTCATCTTGTTTCCCTGAATTTGTTGAGGTACAAGACCAATGCCGTTTTAGAGGATGTATGCATAAAAAAGAACCAGGCTGTCAAGTTAAAAAAGATGTTGAGTCACATGCGATACCGGAATATCGGTACAAACATTACTTGCAATTTTTAAATGAAATTGAAAGCCGTAAACCACGATACGATAATAAAGATAAGAAATGA